In Cystobacter ferrugineus, the DNA window ACGCCGGTGGACTACCTGCGAGGCATGGGCCGGCAGGAGCAGCGCTTCATCCTCCTGTTGGATCTGGATCGGATGTTGTCCGCGGAGGAGTTGCTGGGACTGGTGGGCACCGCGGCCGGTGGGGGCGTATGAGGGCGGGAAGCTCCTCGGAGGCGGTCGTGTCCGGCGTGGGTCCGCTTCCGTTGTCGGAGCGGGAGTTCTCCCTCTTCCAGAGGTTGGTGGAGCGGGAGGCGGGCATCCACCTGGGCCCCTCGAAACAGGCGCTGCTGGTGGGGCGGTTGTCCCGGCGGGTGCGGGCGCTGGGACTGACGTCCTTCGGTGCCTACTACCGGTTCGTCTGCATGCGCGGCAACGAGGAGGAGCGGGTGCGGATGCTGGACTGCCTCTGCACCAACGAGACGCACTTCTTCCGCGAGCCGGGGCAGTTCGAGTTCCTGCGGCAGCGTGTCTTCCCGGAGTGGACGCGGCGGGCGGCGCAGGGACTGATGGCCAGGCGCGTGCGGGTGTGGAGCGCGGGGTGCTCGACGGGAGAGGAGCCCTACTCGCTGGCGATGACGTTGCTCTCGCACTTCCCACCGGGCTCGGGGTGGGAGTTGGAGGTGCTGGCGACGGACCTGTCCACCTGGGCGCTGG includes these proteins:
- a CDS encoding CheR family methyltransferase; this translates as MSGVGPLPLSEREFSLFQRLVEREAGIHLGPSKQALLVGRLSRRVRALGLTSFGAYYRFVCMRGNEEERVRMLDCLCTNETHFFREPGQFEFLRQRVFPEWTRRAAQGLMARRVRVWSAGCSTGEEPYSLAMTLLSHFPPGSGWELEVLATDLSTWALERARQGLWPVERAAGIPRPLLRTFMLKGVRGQEGWMKAGPEPRAVLRFARVNLNDECGWPEGPFELVFCRNVLIYFGAQARARVLSALLRRLPPTGYLFLGHAESLTGSAEPARCVAPNIYCAKSPQPVSGGGPA